A segment of the Cytophagales bacterium genome:
GCAGTTGCTTCTAACTTTTCATAACCAACAAATTCTACATCATCCCCATCATTTATAAGTACCCAATCTTCTGTATCAATCTTAGCCGCACTTTTAGAGCGTTCCTTCTGCACCTTCATTTCTTTTTCAAAACCTTTTTCATCTACTTTAGTACCATACTCACCTGCAATCAATGCCGTCAGATCAAGAGGAAAACCATACGTGTCGTAAAGTTCAAAAGCTGTTTTTCCATCTATGCGAGATTCACCCTGTGAAACTTCTTTTATTCTACGGGGTAAATCTTGCTTTACAATCTGTTCCAATTTTTTAAGCCCGCTCTCAAGCGTCTTTAAAAATGAACTTTCTTCTTCCCTGATCACCTTCTGAACTAAATTTTGCTGGGCGTACAGTTCAGGGAAAATATTTTTAAATTGTGTAGCAACAACCGGCACAAGCTTATAGATAAAAGGTTCTACTAAATCCAGAAAGGTAAAAGCAAACCGAACCGCCCTGCGTAAAATCCTTCTGATCACATAACCGGAACCATCTCTGTAAGGGAGTTGTCCGTCAGCAATTGAAAAAGCGATAGCCCTGATGTGGTCGGCAATAACCCGCATGGCCACGTCTGATTTGGTGATTTGGAATTTCGGATTTCGAATTTCGAATTTCGAATTTCGGATTTCGGATTTCGAATTTCGAATTTCGGATTTCGAATTTCGGATTTCGGATTTCGAATTTACATTTTCCACATCAATTCCATACTTTTTACCACATGCCTTTGCAATAAATTGTATCAACGGCTGAAAGATATCTGTATCGTAATTTGATTTTTTGCCTTGCAATACCATACATAACCTTTCAAAGCCCATTCCTGTATCAACATGCTTGTTTTTGAGTGGTATTAATTTTCCGTCTGCCTGCCTGTTAAACTCAATGAAAACAAGATTCCAAAGTTCAACTACAAAAGGAGAACCTTTATTAACGAGCGATTTTCCGTCAAACTTTTTTCTTTCCTGTTCATTCCGCAAATCTATATGAATTTCAGAACAGGGTCCACACGGGCCTGTTTCGCCCATTTCCCAGAAATTATCTTTACCGAATTCCAGTATTCTATCGGCAGGAATAATTTTTTCCCAAACTGCTTTTGCTTCTTTATCCGGGAGTAATAGCCCCCCTGCCTCCCGCAATGCTGGCCCGATGTCCACTTGACATCGTCCTCCCCGAAGGGGGGATTTTGCCACCTCCGTATTACTTCCAAAAACTGTAACATAGAGCCGGTCAGGGTCAATTTTATAAATACCAGTCAATAATTCCCATGCCCATTTGATGGCATCTTCTTTGAAATAATCGTCAAAAGACCAGTTCCCCAGCATCTCAAACATGGTATGATGATAGGTGTCATATCCTACCTGCTCAAGATCATTATGCTTGCCGGAAACTCTCAGGCATTTTTGAGAATTAACAACCCTTTTATGCTGCGGTTTTGCATTGCCAAGAAAATAGTCCTTAAACTGGTTCATCCCAGCGTTTGTAAACATCAGCGTAGGGTCATCTTTTACTACTATGGGAGCAGAACTGACTATTTTATGGCCTTTTGAATTAAAAAAATCCAAAAATTTTTGCCTGATTTCGATAGAATTCATAAAATATTATTAGGTAGCTATTTTGTTGTTTTAATATTTTTTTATAACTTGCGCCCGATTTTTACGTATGATACTGAAATTTAAGTATTTAGCAACTCAGCAAGTGCTTAAAAGTAATTTAATGATTGATAACTTAGCGTAGCAAAGTTACATTAAAAAAAGTTTTGCTCAAAAAAACAAACTTTTATAAAATAAAAGTATAATCATGGCAAGAATAAAATATTATTACGATACTGATTCCTGTAAGTACGAGAGAATTAAGATAAGTACACTGGATGTTATATTGAATTTCATGGGTTTCTTTTTTGTTGCTATGTTACTTGCGGTAGGTATAGTATATATTACCAGTAATTACTTTCCTTCTTATAATGAAGTTCAGTTGGAAAAAGAAAATGAGGAGTTTGAATTGTATTATAAAATTTTGAATAAGGAACTCCAACTGGTCAATAATATGCTAACAAACTTGCAGCAAAGGGATGAAAATGTTTACAGAACTATATTTGAAGCAGAACCGGTGCCTCTGTCAATTCGTAAGGCAGGAATTGGTGGTTCTAATAGATATAAAGACCTTTTGGAAAAAGGAATTGAAAGAGAAGACTTGATCGTTAATACCTTTAAAAAGATTGATAATCTGAAAAAGCAAATGTACATACAGACTAAATCGTATGATGAAATACTGGAACTCGCCCAAGACAAAGCTAAAATGTTCGCATCAATTCCGGCAATACAACCAATTGCCAATAAAAAGCTCAAAAGATTAGCTTCGGGTTACGGAATGAGGATCCACCCTATATATAAAGTAAGAAAAATGCATACTGGTATTGATTTTTCGGCACCAAGAGGAACAGCGATATATGCTACGGGAGATGGTAAAGTAAGGCTCATTAAGCAAAGTTACCGGGGATATGGTAAACAAATTGAAATTGATCACGGCTATGGATACATAACAAAATATGCACATTTGAGATCATTTACTGTTAAACCCGGTCAAATTGTAAAAAGAGGGGAAGTGATAGGATACGTTGGCAGTACAGGCACCTCTGTAGCGCCTCACTTACATTATGAGGTTATCCACAAAAGAAAAAAAGTAAATCCCGTACATTATTTCTTCAACGATCTTACCCCTGAAGAATATGAAGAGATCCTGAAATTAGCCTCTATAGAGAATCAATCTTTATCGTAAAGGAAACTTTGAAAAACCTGCCACAAAGACACCAAGACACTAAGTTTCACAAAAATTTTTTAGTGTATCTTGGTGACTTTGTGTCTTTGTGGCATTTTTTTGTTTTTAAATGTGGAGTATTAATAATAACATTATTTCACTGGGGTAATGCGCCTGCACAAAATACTACTGACACAGTAGTGCATATAGGAATAGGCGCTACTTCTACCACTATCCCCGAAGTATTCCTGACCCTCATTGAAAGGTTCCAGCGTTACACCACCCATGTAAAAAGCCCTCACGACAAATATGATAATAGTATTTATTCACCTAAATCTGCGATATTTTTGTCCCGGGACAGTGGGAGTAATAAGCTATATATAAATTCTTTAGAAGGTTTCAGCACTTCGGTTTATGATTTGGATTCAATGAAAAGGATACAAATTATTAAACATAAATTTAGAAGTCAAAACGCTTATTTATTTTCTGATACAACAGTTTTTGGTTATAAATTTCAATACCGTAAGAAAGATTATAATATATTCAGCGGAAAACCGGTAGAGAGCTGTTTTTCTCATAGCGGGAAATATTTATGGATAACATACTACCGCAGAGATTATGATCAAAATGCAGCAAGCCCGTCTGCTCTTGCTATTGTTGATACAGAGAGTGACAAGATCATACGTGTAATGCCGACCGGTCCATTACCCAAGATGATCACTGCCTCACCTGATAATAAATATATTGCAGTAACTCACTGGGGTGATAACACTATTGGGTTGATTGACATAAGCAGCGATAGCGTAGCAAACTTTAAATACATCAAACACCTTGTAGTTGAAAAACAACTAAAGCTAAAATACAGTAAAGGAGAAAAGATAAACCGTGACCATAATTGTGGTTACTGTCTGAGGGGGACGGTATTTACGCCTGACAGCGCATACCTGTTGGTAGCCAGGATGGGTGGAGGTGGGATTGCCGTATTTGACCTGGAATCAAAATCGTATATCGGCACTGTATTTGGGATGCAGGATAATATCCGCCATATAATAATATGCAATAATGAACTATTCATCGGTACAAATAGTAGCGGCTATGTTCAAAAAACCAACCTGGAAGAATTTTTAAAGCAAAAACTTGAAAACAAAGGGAGTAATGATACCATAACCGACTGGAAAAGCTGCTACGCTGGTATTGGGGTAAGAACAATAGCCTGCACTTCTGACGGTAAATATGTTTTCGCGGCTGTAAATAATGAAAGTAAAATAGTTGCAATCCGTTCTGCAGATATGAAAATAGTCGCTACAATTAAAGCTGATTCTTATCCTGTAGGCTTATCACTATCAGATGATAACTCACTACTAACAGTAACTTCGCAGGGTAAGAAAGGGAAAGGAGGAAATTCGGTGATGGTATTTAAAGTTGAATACAATTAAGCGCAAAGCGCATGGCGCATAGCGCATGGAGTTCCCTACACTCAAGCCCTTTTTCCCCGCCAACTGGCGGGGCTATGCGTTCTAAAAAAGATGCCATACAAAGAAAAAGAAATAGAAAAAAAATATTATACAATAGGCGAGGTGGCTGAAATGTTTGGTGTTGCCAACTCTCTTATCAGATTCTGGGAAAAAGAGTTTGATATTATTAATCCTAAAAAAAACAAAAAAGGAAACAGGCGTTACACAAAAGATGTCATTGAAAATATTAAATTAGTTTATCACTTAGTTAAAGAAAAGGGCTACACACTACAGGGAGCAAAAGAGATAATTAAAAGCAAAAAAAATAAAACCTTGAATCATATTGAAGTAATCAAATCACTGGAAAAGGTAAAGGCGTTCCTGGTGGAGTTAAAAGATAGAATCTAGTGTAGCAACAATTTAATTACGCAATATTGTAATCATAAAATATATTATTTCATTGTTCAATTGTTAAGATGGTTATATGGCTTTATGGCAACTAAATTGCCAGCAATTAAGCAGCGAGTTTAAACCTATGAGATTAGTAACTCTTTCAGCTAATCACAAACCATTTAACCATATAGCCATATAACCATTTGTTGATTAATAACGAAAGAATCTATTTATTACTAATTAATGTTGCAAAACTAAATTGTTGCTACACTAGTGAACTTCCTATCCCATTTCTATATTGATCGAAATAACGAATCATCCTATTTCAAGCTGGGCGTAGCGCTGCCAGATCTGATCCGCAATTACAACAGAAAAGTCAGGTCAAACAAAATAGCCGGACCATCTGAAAATGATCCTGAGGATACTAAGCAAATAAAATCTGGCATCAAAAAGCACCACCGGGTAGATAAGCTCTTTCACTCCTCTGAGTTTTTTAAATCTTACCAGGCAACCATCAAAGAAAAATTATTGTTATATCAATTACCAAAACCTTTTTTTGTTCCACACCTGTTCCTGGAAATTTTGTTAGACAGGGTTCTGTTAATAAAACACAGCGGTGTATGTGAAGCGTTTTATTCCAATCTAAAAAAAGTAAATATAGTTCATATTGAGCCTGTTTTTGTGAATGATCTCAACTATGATCACAATGATTTTTGTATTTATATAAAAAAATTTATACACTACCAGTATATTTTTTCGTATCTTGAAAACAAAAGTGTTATATTTGCGATCAACAGGATTTGTTCCGGGATTGGCGTCAAACCACCATACAATGATGATCATAATGACCAATTGACCCTTTTCATTACTGAAATTGAAAATAGCTTAAAAAAGAATTATTTAGATATATTTTTGGAAATTAATATTAAATGTTAGTTTTGTGCGGAAAAAATAAAAATAAAATGAAAAAATTTACACTATTTATCATCATAGCAGCGCTAATAAGCGGCTGTAATTTCTTCAGTAAAGAGGATGAAACTATTGGGGATATTGGAATGAGTTTAGAGATCACTGAGGAAGAATATCTTGAAGCTTTAGCTGAATGTGGAGAT
Coding sequences within it:
- a CDS encoding M23 family metallopeptidase — encoded protein: MARIKYYYDTDSCKYERIKISTLDVILNFMGFFFVAMLLAVGIVYITSNYFPSYNEVQLEKENEEFELYYKILNKELQLVNNMLTNLQQRDENVYRTIFEAEPVPLSIRKAGIGGSNRYKDLLEKGIEREDLIVNTFKKIDNLKKQMYIQTKSYDEILELAQDKAKMFASIPAIQPIANKKLKRLASGYGMRIHPIYKVRKMHTGIDFSAPRGTAIYATGDGKVRLIKQSYRGYGKQIEIDHGYGYITKYAHLRSFTVKPGQIVKRGEVIGYVGSTGTSVAPHLHYEVIHKRKKVNPVHYFFNDLTPEEYEEILKLASIENQSLS
- a CDS encoding peptidoglycan-binding protein, which encodes MHIGIGATSTTIPEVFLTLIERFQRYTTHVKSPHDKYDNSIYSPKSAIFLSRDSGSNKLYINSLEGFSTSVYDLDSMKRIQIIKHKFRSQNAYLFSDTTVFGYKFQYRKKDYNIFSGKPVESCFSHSGKYLWITYYRRDYDQNAASPSALAIVDTESDKIIRVMPTGPLPKMITASPDNKYIAVTHWGDNTIGLIDISSDSVANFKYIKHLVVEKQLKLKYSKGEKINRDHNCGYCLRGTVFTPDSAYLLVARMGGGGIAVFDLESKSYIGTVFGMQDNIRHIIICNNELFIGTNSSGYVQKTNLEEFLKQKLENKGSNDTITDWKSCYAGIGVRTIACTSDGKYVFAAVNNESKIVAIRSADMKIVATIKADSYPVGLSLSDDNSLLTVTSQGKKGKGGNSVMVFKVEYN
- a CDS encoding MerR family transcriptional regulator, whose product is MPYKEKEIEKKYYTIGEVAEMFGVANSLIRFWEKEFDIINPKKNKKGNRRYTKDVIENIKLVYHLVKEKGYTLQGAKEIIKSKKNKTLNHIEVIKSLEKVKAFLVELKDRI